The Burkholderiales bacterium JOSHI_001 genomic sequence TGATGATGGCGCTGATCCTGCTGTGGAAGCCGGCCGGGCTGTTCAAGGCCGCATGATGGACAAGCTGCGTTCGCACCTGCCCGAACTGATCGGCCTGGCGCTGCTGGCCCTGTGGCCGCTGTCGGCCGGCAACTTCGGCGTGGACCTGGTGGGCAAGATCATGATCTTCGCCATCTTCGCGCTCAGCCTGGAACTGCTGGTGGGTGCCACCGGGCTGGTGTGTTTCGGCCAGGCCGCCTTCTTCGGCGTGGGCGCCTATGCCGCGGTGCTGCTCACGCCCGCCTCCGGAGACCCGGCCTCGGTGTTCTGGATCCTGCCGGCCGCCGTGTTGCTGGCCATGGCCTATGCCCTGTTCGTCGGTGCGCTGTCGCTGCGCACCCAGGGCGTGTACTTCATCATGGTCACGCTGGCCTTCGCGCAGATGGCCTACTACGTGGCGCACGACACGCCGCTGGGCGGCGGCAGCGACGGCATCTACCTCACGGCCAAGCCGTTGGCGGCCATTGGCTCACTCGTGCTGGCCGACCTGGACAAGCCGCTGCCCTTCTACTACTTCACCCTTTTCTGCCTGGCAGCGGCCTACCTGAAGCTGGCGCTGCTGCTGCGCTCGCGCTTCGGGCGTGCGCTGGCCGGCATCAAGGCGAACGAGCAGCGCATGCGCGCCACCGGCTTTTCCACCTACCCCTACAAGCTGGCGGCCTTTGCCGTCAGCGGCGCGCTGGCCGGGCTGGCGGGCTTCCTGTTCGCGGTGAAGGACGGGGTGGTGAACCCCGAACTGCTGTCCTGGCACTTCAGTGGCGCGGTGCTCATCATGATCATCCTGGGTGGCCTGGGCCACCTGCGCGGCGCAGTGATCGGCGCCTTCGCCTTCACGCTGCTGCAGGAATTCTTCAAGTCCGAGGGCCTGTTCGGCGCCTGGTCCAAGCACTGGCTGCTGGGCATGGGCCTGGCCATCATTGCCTGCGTGGCGCTGCTGCCGCAGGGCCTGGTGGGGCTGCCCATGCTGTGGAAGAAGCGGCTCGCCGGAGGCAACGAATGAACCCCGTGCTGCTGAAAGCCACCGCGCTGACCCGCCGCTTCGGTGGCCTGGTGGCGGTGGACAGCGTTTCGCTCGAACTGCAACAGGGCCAGGTGCACGCGGTCATCGGCACCAATGGCGCGGGCAAGAGCACGCTGGTGAACATCCTGTCGGGTGAACTGCCGGCGTCCAGCGGCCAGGTGGAACTGGCGGGCCAGGACGTCACCACCTGGTCGCAGCCTCGCCGCGCCCGCGCCGGCCTGGGCCGCAGCTACCAGCGCAACACCATCTTCCCCGGCTTCAGCGTGTTCGAGAACTGCCGCCTGGCCGCCCAGGCCCGCTTCCAGAAACCTTGGGCCTGGTGGCAGGCCGCCGTGGGCTGCCCGGACAGCGGCGCCGCCGCCATGCAGGCCGCCCAGCGCGCCGGGCTGTCGGACGCGCTGCAGCGCCCCGCCGGCACCTTGAGCCACGGCCAGAAGCGCCAGTTGGAAATTGCCATGTGCCTGGCCACCGCGCCCCAGGTGCTGCTGCTGGACGAGCCCCTGGCCGGCATGGGCGCCGAAGAAACCGAACGCATGCTGGCCCTGCTGGCCGAACTGAAAACCAGCCACGCGGTGCTGCTGATCGAACACGACATGGATGCGGTGTTCCGCATCGCCGACCGCATCACCGTGATGGTGAACGGCGCGGTGATTGCCAGTGACACCCCCGCGGCAGTGCGCTCCAGCCCGCAGGTGCAGGCCGCCTACCTGGGTGAACACGTGGTGCCGGCATGAGCACCCCCGCACGGCCGCTCCGAAGGGGGTGCTGCATCCCGCTTGGCGGGACCGCGCGCAGCGCGAGGGTGCAGACATGAGCGAAGCCTTCATTGAAGTCACCGGCCTGCAGGCCTGGTACGGCAGCAGCCACATCCTGCACGGGGTGGACATCGCCATCCAGCGCGGTGAAACCGTGGGCCTGCTGGGCCGCAACGGCATGGGCAAGAGCACGCTCATCCGCACCCTGCTGGGCCATGTGGTTCAGCGCCAGGGCCGCATCACCATCGATGGCCGGGACTGCTCCAAGGCACGCCCTCACGAAGTGGCGCGTGCCGGCGTGGGTTACGTGCCCGAGGGC encodes the following:
- a CDS encoding ABC-type branched-chain amino acid transport system, permease component (PFAM: Branched-chain amino acid transport system / permease component), whose product is MMDKLRSHLPELIGLALLALWPLSAGNFGVDLVGKIMIFAIFALSLELLVGATGLVCFGQAAFFGVGAYAAVLLTPASGDPASVFWILPAAVLLAMAYALFVGALSLRTQGVYFIMVTLAFAQMAYYVAHDTPLGGGSDGIYLTAKPLAAIGSLVLADLDKPLPFYYFTLFCLAAAYLKLALLLRSRFGRALAGIKANEQRMRATGFSTYPYKLAAFAVSGALAGLAGFLFAVKDGVVNPELLSWHFSGAVLIMIILGGLGHLRGAVIGAFAFTLLQEFFKSEGLFGAWSKHWLLGMGLAIIACVALLPQGLVGLPMLWKKRLAGGNE
- a CDS encoding ABC-type branched-chain amino acid transport system, ATPase component (PFAM: ABC transporter; Branched-chain amino acid ATP-binding cassette transporter), whose protein sequence is MNPVLLKATALTRRFGGLVAVDSVSLELQQGQVHAVIGTNGAGKSTLVNILSGELPASSGQVELAGQDVTTWSQPRRARAGLGRSYQRNTIFPGFSVFENCRLAAQARFQKPWAWWQAAVGCPDSGAAAMQAAQRAGLSDALQRPAGTLSHGQKRQLEIAMCLATAPQVLLLDEPLAGMGAEETERMLALLAELKTSHAVLLIEHDMDAVFRIADRITVMVNGAVIASDTPAAVRSSPQVQAAYLGEHVVPA